GAAAAGTAGGGTCACATACTTTGTTACCAGACCACTAAAAGCCGATGGACAAAAGCCTTGTTCCCTGCAAGATGAGACCTGAAACTCGCGATACTTTTTCGAGTAGAACAGACTTCAAAACACCTTAACGAACCCATATTGCCTGTGCAGTTGTGATTTAGACAACCCATATTTCAGGCTTTGGCGCTAAAACTAAAGCATGGGCAAACGGCGGTTGTGGGTGGTCGTGGGGGTGCTGTGGGCAGGGCTTGCTTTTGCCAGCCCTGCACTGGATTTGTTCAACGAAGTAAGTCGTTTTCTAAACGACTACTACGGGGGGTTTTCCCAGGTCAGGCCCCAGGAGCTGCGGCAGAAGTACCAGGGGGAGCTCGAGAAAATCTGCGCCCAGGAGGTCGTTTGCCCCACCAATAAAGCCTACACAGTGATAGCTTCGCTGGTAGCCGAGTTAGGCGATCGGCACACCCGCTACTTCACCCCAGAAGACTACGCCGAGATCCAGCGGCGCCTGGCCGGCACCAGCAGCGGTCGCCCCCAACTGGGCGTGCAGCTCCAGGTAGTGCCGGGGCTCGAGGGCTTGCTGGTGGTGGAGGTGAGCCCCGAGACCCCTGCGGAGGAAGCGGGTCTGCGCCGGGGGGATCGCATCCTGGCAGTGAATGGCGAGGCCTTGCCCCAGGCTGAATCGGAGCGCAACAACTTTTTGCGAGACCGCATAAGCACCGGAGAGCCGGTCTTTCTCACCATCCAGCGGGTGCAGCAGCGCCTCGAGGTAGAGGTACGCCCCCGGGTTATCTCCCTGCGCCAGCCCCCCTCGCTCAACCTGCGTTCGGATGGGGTGGCGGTGCTGCGCATCCCCTCGTTTAGCGGCTATCAGCAGGTGGGGCCGCGTATCCACGAACTGGTGCGCCAGGCCCAGGCGGCGGGGGCCAAAGGCATGGTGATAGACCTGCGCAACAACGGAGGTGGGGTACTGAGCGAATGCCTGGTGGGGGCGGGGGCCTTTGTCGAGGAGACCTACCGGCGGTTGCAGGACAACCTGCGTGCCAGCGAACAGGGCTTTAAGGACGGCTACTACTATTTCCGTGCCGGAGGCCGCGACCGCCCGCAGTACGAGGTACAGCCCGCCCGCTGGACGGGCCCGGTGGTGGTGCTGGTGAACGAGCGCACCGCTTCGTGCGCAGAATACTTTACCTTCGATCTGCAAGAGGGTCGCCAGGCCCCGGTGATTGGGCAGCCCACGGCCGGGGTGGGCAATACCGCCACCCTCTTCTTGCGTCTGAGCGATGGTTCGGGCCTGCAAGTGACCACCTCGAGGGCCCAGCGTAAGGATGGTAGCTTTTACCCCGACCGCGTGACCCCCAGCGTGAGCTTTGCCGATGACTTTCAAGCCCTGGCCGAAGGCCGCGATCGGATGCTGGAAAAAGCCCTCGAGGTCTTGCTGGGCAGTAATGCAGGAGTAGAGCAAGACTGATCCCGCAGTGCAGAAAAACCGTGCCCTTATCGAATAGCAACAAGAACGGCGCCAGGTATAAGGTTTGTGAGTGTAG
This genomic stretch from Meiothermus sp. harbors:
- a CDS encoding S41 family peptidase, producing MGKRRLWVVVGVLWAGLAFASPALDLFNEVSRFLNDYYGGFSQVRPQELRQKYQGELEKICAQEVVCPTNKAYTVIASLVAELGDRHTRYFTPEDYAEIQRRLAGTSSGRPQLGVQLQVVPGLEGLLVVEVSPETPAEEAGLRRGDRILAVNGEALPQAESERNNFLRDRISTGEPVFLTIQRVQQRLEVEVRPRVISLRQPPSLNLRSDGVAVLRIPSFSGYQQVGPRIHELVRQAQAAGAKGMVIDLRNNGGGVLSECLVGAGAFVEETYRRLQDNLRASEQGFKDGYYYFRAGGRDRPQYEVQPARWTGPVVVLVNERTASCAEYFTFDLQEGRQAPVIGQPTAGVGNTATLFLRLSDGSGLQVTTSRAQRKDGSFYPDRVTPSVSFADDFQALAEGRDRMLEKALEVLLGSNAGVEQD